In one Elusimicrobium sp. genomic region, the following are encoded:
- a CDS encoding aminoacetone oxidase family FAD-binding enzyme, with protein MKSSVYDAIIIGAGASGLLCAREIALRGRKTLLLEKEQTVGRKILVTGNGRCNLTNTRVSPGFYQADKTLIAKTLEQFSYEKCHAYFEDLGIILTEEALGRIFPLTGKATAVTDALKIAVQEAGAEIITGAEVVRVKKGKTFSVSTAQTTYQAKRVVLACGSCAYPQVSGTQSGYNLAKNLGHTILSPRPVLSAVCLKETALARLSGIRQQVRLQVWKGDSSVCETEGELLFTNYGISGPAAINASGEISRLLTKGPAKLTVNLFPQTDFNAFFQDRLNRFGHRKPKDFFAGMLHESISNLLIDFLGIRKNIPMKEQFPNTLKRIFETLTAWPVTAVSLRPWQEAMVAAGGVNLREINYNTFESLKCPGLFVTGELLDVDAQSGGFNLHFAWASGFIAAQNL; from the coding sequence ATGAAATCTTCTGTTTACGACGCAATTATTATCGGGGCCGGAGCCAGCGGGCTGCTATGCGCGCGGGAGATTGCTTTGCGCGGACGGAAAACCCTTTTACTGGAAAAGGAACAAACCGTCGGGCGGAAAATTCTGGTTACCGGAAACGGGCGTTGTAACCTGACAAACACCCGTGTTTCGCCCGGTTTTTATCAAGCCGACAAAACCCTTATCGCCAAAACATTGGAACAATTTTCCTACGAGAAATGCCATGCCTATTTTGAAGATTTGGGCATTATTCTTACCGAAGAAGCCCTAGGACGCATTTTTCCCCTTACCGGCAAAGCCACCGCCGTAACGGACGCCTTAAAAATAGCCGTGCAGGAAGCCGGGGCGGAAATTATAACCGGGGCGGAAGTGGTGCGCGTAAAAAAAGGGAAAACTTTTTCCGTATCCACCGCACAAACCACCTACCAAGCCAAACGGGTCGTGTTGGCCTGCGGTTCGTGCGCGTATCCGCAAGTAAGCGGAACGCAAAGCGGATATAATTTAGCCAAAAACTTGGGACATACCATTTTATCCCCCCGCCCGGTGTTGAGCGCCGTTTGCTTAAAAGAAACGGCCCTTGCGCGTCTTTCGGGTATTCGTCAACAGGTGCGTTTGCAAGTGTGGAAGGGCGACTCCTCTGTTTGTGAAACAGAAGGGGAACTGTTATTTACCAACTACGGCATCAGCGGCCCGGCGGCTATTAACGCAAGCGGGGAAATTTCCCGATTGCTTACAAAAGGCCCCGCCAAACTGACCGTAAACCTTTTTCCGCAAACAGATTTTAATGCTTTTTTTCAAGACCGTCTAAACCGTTTCGGTCACCGAAAACCGAAAGATTTTTTTGCCGGTATGCTACACGAAAGCATCAGCAATTTACTGATAGATTTTTTGGGGATAAGAAAAAATATCCCCATGAAAGAGCAATTTCCCAACACCTTAAAACGCATCTTTGAAACCCTTACCGCATGGCCCGTTACCGCCGTATCTTTACGCCCTTGGCAAGAGGCTATGGTTGCGGCCGGGGGTGTAAATTTGCGGGAAATAAACTATAATACATTTGAGTCCCTTAAATGCCCGGGGTTGTTTGTTACGGGCGAATTGTTAGATGTAGATGCCCAAAGCGGCGGATTTAATTTACATTTTGCCTGGGCCAGCGGATTTATCGCGGCACAGAACTTATGA
- a CDS encoding type II secretion system protein has product MKQGFTLIELLVVVLIIGILASVALPQYNMAVAKAEFSEYVTIGNTLFRAEQLYYMANGKYTKDLTELDIQIPASINISFFGDVNSATNWFGGADVGKTKRWNEYRYRVFFTLERSGTRWCLSYKATDFTRKFCDSVAGKKGTQASYYYSEFSSKL; this is encoded by the coding sequence ATGAAACAAGGTTTTACATTAATAGAGTTATTGGTTGTTGTATTGATTATCGGGATATTGGCTTCCGTGGCCTTACCGCAATATAATATGGCGGTGGCCAAGGCGGAATTTTCTGAATATGTGACTATCGGAAACACGCTATTTAGAGCAGAGCAACTCTATTATATGGCCAATGGTAAATACACAAAAGATCTGACGGAATTGGATATACAAATTCCTGCAAGTATTAATATTTCGTTTTTTGGTGATGTAAATAGTGCTACTAACTGGTTTGGTGGGGCCGATGTTGGAAAAACAAAAAGATGGAATGAATACAGATACAGAGTCTTTTTTACACTTGAGAGAAGTGGAACTCGGTGGTGCTTGTCCTACAAGGCAACCGATTTTACAAGAAAATTTTGTGATAGTGTAGCCGGCAAAAAAGGGACTCAGGCGTCGTATTATTATTCCGAATTTTCATCAAAACTTTAG
- the mutY gene encoding A/G-specific adenine glycosylase produces the protein MKNFSATLLKWYQTHKRDLPWRRTREPYHIWICEIIMQQTRISQGLEYYLRFIDRFPSPQVLAEATEDEVLKYWQGLGYYSRARNLHAAAKSMNGVFPETYEEVRSLKGVGDYTAAAICSISYNMPYAVVDGNVYRVLSRVFGINTPIDSPSGKKEFTALAQKLLDKKHPGDFNEALMDFGATCCTPQAPLCAECPYNKKCVAYLEGKVDSLPVKTQKTKVTERFFHYIYVEQGGKTWLHKRGAGDVWQNLYEPPLVETPRALPEKKWIASTSYTELFSIHTPQLLAGPLKHVLSHRVIHADLYKVVLPPSAKVPEGFIRIATKDLPKYAVSRLVQKLLEKGGVL, from the coding sequence ATGAAAAATTTTTCCGCCACCTTGCTGAAATGGTATCAAACCCACAAGCGCGATTTGCCTTGGCGTCGCACCCGGGAGCCGTACCATATTTGGATTTGTGAAATCATCATGCAGCAAACCCGTATTTCACAGGGGTTGGAGTATTACTTGCGTTTTATAGACCGTTTCCCTTCCCCCCAAGTTTTGGCGGAGGCCACGGAAGACGAAGTGTTGAAATACTGGCAAGGGCTCGGCTACTATTCCCGCGCGCGAAACTTGCACGCGGCCGCCAAAAGCATGAACGGAGTTTTCCCCGAAACCTACGAGGAAGTCCGCTCGTTAAAAGGGGTGGGCGACTACACCGCCGCGGCCATTTGCTCTATTTCCTATAATATGCCTTATGCGGTGGTGGACGGAAATGTCTATCGGGTGCTTTCGCGTGTGTTTGGCATAAACACTCCCATAGATTCCCCCTCCGGGAAAAAGGAGTTTACCGCTTTGGCCCAAAAACTACTGGATAAAAAACATCCGGGCGATTTTAACGAAGCGCTTATGGATTTTGGGGCCACCTGTTGCACGCCGCAAGCCCCGCTTTGTGCGGAGTGCCCGTATAATAAGAAATGTGTGGCCTATTTAGAAGGGAAAGTGGATAGCCTGCCCGTAAAAACACAAAAGACAAAAGTGACGGAACGCTTTTTTCACTATATATATGTAGAGCAAGGGGGCAAGACTTGGTTACATAAGCGCGGGGCGGGTGATGTGTGGCAGAATTTGTACGAGCCACCCCTTGTAGAAACGCCGCGGGCTTTGCCGGAAAAAAAATGGATTGCTTCGACTTCTTATACAGAATTATTTTCCATACATACCCCCCAACTCCTTGCCGGGCCTCTAAAGCACGTTCTTTCGCACCGGGTTATCCATGCGGACTTATATAAGGTTGTTCTTCCCCCCTCCGCCAAAGTACCCGAAGGGTTTATCCGTATAGCGACAAAAGATTTACCCAAGTATGCCGTTTCCCGCCTGGTGCAGAAACTTTTGGAAAAGGGCGGTGTGTTGTAA
- a CDS encoding long-chain fatty acid transporter — MKNIITTLVVLLPFVFSSTVYGAGFALYEYSAKGTAMGGATVANGAEAASLANNPALITELEGTQIQVGATAVVADATTTVNGDSRSLKDNIIPVPNFYITHKWSDDISLGLGGFTRFGLGGEYQDYSTWAGSTLAYKMNLETFSLTPTIAIKANDEFSMAMGLEAMIIGFEQEAMLSPLYQNSNYKLSGSGVNWGGNFSFLYKPEWAEKWALGAMYRTKVKTDLTGRIRTGGFPGLASYNLINADVIGSIVLPDSITAGLSFKPTDKWTMEAGIVGTFWSSYDQILIQYTGEDANRPVIRNLKKYKDTYRLNFGTEYKINDTWAVRAGYVFDKSPINEKAMDTMVPVDDRHIASIGAGYATDNWTIDAYYGRIFGEDLSGVSTRGETVKYSHGHSDLYGITVGYKF; from the coding sequence ATGAAAAACATAATAACGACATTAGTAGTATTATTGCCGTTTGTCTTCTCCAGCACTGTTTACGGTGCCGGATTCGCGTTGTACGAATACAGCGCCAAAGGGACCGCCATGGGCGGAGCCACGGTAGCCAACGGGGCGGAAGCCGCCTCCTTGGCCAACAACCCTGCCCTCATCACCGAATTGGAAGGAACCCAAATCCAAGTCGGCGCGACGGCAGTAGTAGCGGATGCCACCACCACGGTAAATGGCGATAGCCGCTCCTTAAAGGATAACATTATCCCTGTACCGAATTTCTACATCACCCACAAATGGAGTGATGATATTAGTTTAGGTTTAGGCGGATTTACCCGCTTTGGTTTGGGTGGAGAATACCAAGATTATTCTACCTGGGCAGGTAGCACTTTAGCCTACAAAATGAATTTGGAAACCTTCTCCTTGACCCCGACCATCGCCATCAAAGCCAATGATGAATTCTCCATGGCTATGGGATTAGAAGCCATGATTATTGGATTTGAACAAGAAGCTATGCTCTCTCCTTTATATCAAAACTCCAATTATAAACTTAGTGGTTCCGGTGTAAACTGGGGGGGAAATTTCTCTTTCTTATATAAGCCTGAATGGGCTGAAAAATGGGCTTTGGGTGCTATGTACCGTACCAAAGTAAAAACGGATTTGACTGGTCGTATTCGTACGGGTGGATTCCCGGGATTAGCCTCTTACAACCTCATCAATGCTGATGTTATCGGTTCTATTGTTTTACCGGATAGCATTACCGCCGGGTTATCTTTCAAACCGACCGATAAATGGACTATGGAAGCCGGCATCGTGGGTACCTTCTGGAGCTCTTACGACCAAATCCTTATCCAATATACGGGTGAAGATGCCAATCGTCCGGTTATCCGCAACCTAAAAAAATATAAGGATACCTACCGTTTGAACTTCGGTACCGAATACAAAATCAATGATACTTGGGCCGTTCGCGCCGGGTATGTGTTTGATAAATCCCCCATCAACGAAAAAGCCATGGATACCATGGTTCCTGTGGATGACCGTCACATTGCCAGCATCGGGGCCGGATATGCAACCGATAACTGGACGATCGATGCCTATTACGGTCGCATCTTTGGGGAAGACCTCAGCGGGGTGTCCACTAGAGGAGAAACCGTTAAATACAGCCACGGTCATAGCGATTTGTACGGCATCACCGTTGGGTATAAATTCTAA
- a CDS encoding tetratricopeptide repeat protein, producing MTKKQNTTQPENQDFIASFLMGIVNFCKKNKQGVITAAVILVLAAIIGSAYNAHQQKIAENSWAAYYTAQIAMAKEGEQAGFKHLDDLSAKYPGTHAAQYAQLLKADVLYANENFAQAAEVYKLLADSKNETVYTVASLSRSAALQAAGEYQAAADGMNEFIKNNPNSFAIPQAYLTLALSQELAGQKAEALEAYKYLLENYTKSYFGTVAKEKIEQLNK from the coding sequence ATGACTAAAAAACAAAACACTACTCAACCTGAGAATCAAGATTTCATTGCCTCTTTTTTAATGGGCATCGTTAATTTTTGCAAAAAGAATAAACAAGGCGTTATTACCGCCGCCGTAATTTTGGTGTTGGCCGCTATTATCGGCTCTGCCTATAATGCCCACCAACAGAAAATTGCCGAAAACTCTTGGGCCGCTTATTACACCGCCCAAATTGCCATGGCCAAAGAAGGCGAACAGGCCGGTTTCAAGCACTTGGACGATCTTTCCGCCAAATATCCCGGCACCCATGCCGCCCAGTATGCCCAGTTGTTAAAGGCTGATGTACTGTATGCCAACGAAAATTTTGCCCAAGCCGCGGAAGTTTACAAACTGCTCGCCGATTCCAAAAATGAAACTGTTTATACGGTAGCCAGTTTGTCCCGCTCTGCCGCTTTACAAGCCGCGGGGGAATATCAAGCCGCCGCCGACGGCATGAACGAATTTATTAAAAACAACCCGAATAGTTTTGCTATCCCGCAAGCCTATTTGACTTTAGCCCTCAGCCAGGAATTAGCCGGCCAAAAAGCCGAAGCCTTGGAAGCCTATAAGTATTTATTGGAAAACTACACCAAATCTTATTTTGGCACGGTAGCTAAAGAAAAAATTGAACAATTAAATAAATAA
- a CDS encoding TolC family protein, with protein MNMNYQKLFPLFLLLLPLCLQAEPDDLLRSSGLVPQTEVLSPEDKHTPPLDEQATPLPDINGILTLEDCIKIALSNSPKAVSAQIAAEEAQISVNLAKGEFLPTLTAGASQGYNVTKADTLPTSDHGSSQLYAQAQLAISGITDKVRSVKIRNLELEQAKLNLTNTTNDISRTIKKYYYALLSAKRAVAIRTQSRDLYQDQYERAAEYYRLGLRPKVDVTTAEVNLNNEDLRLIRAKNLVKTASANLANAMGITTSNTLNITEIADIAPFETPFNVAVEIAYANRPDVQSAQTNLKISQIKVNQAKAGFFPTFSFSAGFSKSGEDFYLDNEQTKLMASVEIPIFSAFKTYNGYKQAKLSFQKTLNNNRSLLNDVFLEVQSAYIKMQEAAESIPIAELNVEKAKENLDLSRGRYNEGIGDIIELKDAEVAYTDAELSLVTARYDYASAVADLKQAMGTN; from the coding sequence ATGAATATGAATTATCAAAAATTGTTTCCGCTTTTTTTACTTTTATTGCCGCTCTGTTTGCAAGCAGAACCGGACGATTTGCTCCGCTCCTCGGGATTAGTGCCGCAGACCGAAGTTTTATCGCCTGAAGACAAACATACCCCCCCGTTGGACGAGCAGGCTACCCCCCTGCCGGACATCAACGGTATTCTTACTTTGGAAGATTGTATTAAAATTGCTCTTTCCAACAGCCCTAAAGCCGTTAGTGCCCAAATAGCGGCTGAAGAAGCGCAAATCAGCGTTAATTTGGCCAAGGGCGAATTTTTGCCCACGCTGACCGCCGGAGCCAGCCAAGGCTATAATGTAACCAAGGCCGACACTTTACCCACTAGCGACCACGGCTCCAGCCAACTTTATGCCCAGGCGCAACTGGCTATCAGCGGTATTACGGATAAAGTGCGTAGCGTAAAAATCCGCAATTTGGAATTGGAACAAGCCAAACTGAATTTAACCAATACCACTAACGACATCAGCCGCACGATTAAAAAATACTACTATGCGTTGCTTTCTGCCAAAAGGGCGGTGGCTATCCGTACCCAATCGCGCGATTTGTACCAAGACCAATACGAACGCGCCGCAGAATACTACCGCTTGGGGTTGCGCCCGAAGGTAGATGTTACCACGGCCGAGGTAAACTTGAACAACGAAGATTTGCGTTTAATTCGCGCAAAGAACTTGGTGAAAACCGCTTCGGCCAATTTGGCCAATGCCATGGGGATAACCACTTCTAACACCCTAAACATTACCGAAATTGCCGATATTGCCCCTTTTGAAACTCCTTTTAATGTGGCGGTGGAAATTGCCTATGCCAACCGTCCCGATGTGCAATCGGCCCAAACCAATTTGAAAATCAGCCAAATAAAAGTAAACCAAGCCAAAGCGGGGTTTTTCCCCACTTTCTCTTTCTCGGCAGGTTTTTCCAAAAGCGGAGAAGATTTTTACTTGGATAACGAACAAACCAAGTTAATGGCTTCGGTGGAAATTCCTATTTTCAGTGCTTTCAAAACATATAACGGTTATAAACAAGCCAAGTTGTCCTTCCAAAAAACGCTGAATAATAACCGCAGTTTGTTAAACGATGTATTTTTGGAAGTGCAAAGTGCATATATTAAAATGCAGGAAGCGGCGGAAAGTATCCCGATAGCGGAACTTAATGTGGAAAAAGCCAAAGAAAATTTGGATCTTTCCCGCGGGAGATACAACGAAGGTATCGGCGATATTATTGAACTGAAAGATGCCGAAGTAGCCTATACGGACGCCGAACTGAGCCTGGTAACCGCCCGGTACGATTATGCTTCTGCCGTGGCCGATTTGAAACAAGCAATGGGGACGAACTAA
- a CDS encoding efflux RND transporter periplasmic adaptor subunit, with protein MKNLLNKIKNFCGRLWRKFKQLGFWKKALVIVGLLLLAWGVKSILFRQPSVPLFKTVRVRTGDIMDIVEASGPINPVNTTQIGALVSGEILKIYVDYNSEVKKGDLMAVIDQTQILASLEEAKASLSSAKESLASAEVSYRLASKNYERYQALYEKDYVSKVNLEEYELAYVNAKSNLNSAQARVVQAQSNLDTAEKDLSNTKIVSPIDGMVLTRKVSEGQTITAGFSTPELFVVAQDLTKMQIEAKVSEADIVKIAPGQSADFTLDGYVGEAFHGTVRQVRTNYVDSSGSSAGSSSTTYTVIIDVDNQDLRLKPGMTATLTIRTQDKKGVLVVPNEALRFSPSTNLGKFEKTGVWTLEPGKEPKRVDVTIGIIATKQTEITGGEIKEGDVVIVGENNLKAMPTQAMGMGRPGRRRR; from the coding sequence ATGAAAAACTTACTTAATAAAATTAAAAATTTTTGCGGCCGCTTGTGGCGCAAATTCAAACAACTGGGGTTTTGGAAAAAAGCCTTGGTTATCGTGGGGCTTTTGCTTTTAGCCTGGGGTGTTAAATCTATCCTTTTCCGCCAACCGTCTGTTCCTCTTTTTAAGACGGTGCGGGTAAGAACGGGCGATATTATGGATATTGTGGAAGCTTCCGGGCCGATTAACCCTGTTAATACCACTCAGATCGGGGCTTTGGTATCCGGCGAGATTTTGAAAATCTATGTAGATTACAACAGCGAAGTGAAAAAAGGCGATTTGATGGCTGTTATCGACCAAACCCAAATTTTAGCCTCTTTGGAAGAAGCCAAAGCCAGCCTTTCTTCCGCTAAAGAAAGTTTGGCCTCTGCCGAGGTTTCGTACCGCTTAGCAAGTAAAAACTACGAGCGTTACCAAGCCTTGTACGAAAAAGACTATGTTTCCAAAGTAAACTTGGAAGAGTATGAACTTGCTTATGTAAATGCCAAAAGTAACTTAAATTCTGCCCAAGCCCGTGTGGTGCAAGCCCAATCTAATTTAGACACAGCCGAAAAGGATCTTTCTAACACCAAAATCGTTTCCCCGATTGACGGCATGGTACTGACCCGTAAAGTAAGCGAAGGGCAAACCATTACGGCGGGTTTCTCCACTCCGGAACTGTTTGTGGTGGCGCAAGATTTAACCAAAATGCAAATTGAGGCCAAAGTATCCGAAGCCGATATTGTTAAAATCGCTCCCGGTCAATCGGCCGATTTTACCTTGGACGGTTATGTGGGAGAAGCGTTTCACGGAACGGTACGCCAAGTTCGCACGAACTATGTAGATTCTTCTGGTTCCTCGGCGGGTTCTTCCAGCACTACTTATACGGTAATTATAGATGTGGATAACCAAGATTTGCGCTTAAAACCCGGTATGACCGCCACCCTTACGATTCGTACGCAAGACAAAAAAGGGGTACTGGTGGTACCTAACGAAGCCTTGCGTTTCTCCCCCTCTACCAATCTTGGGAAGTTTGAAAAGACGGGCGTTTGGACTTTAGAGCCCGGTAAAGAACCTAAACGGGTAGATGTAACCATTGGGATTATTGCCACCAAACAAACGGAAATCACCGGTGGCGAAATTAAGGAAGGCGATGTCGTTATCGTAGGCGAAAATAACTTAAAAGCCATGCCCACACAAGCTATGGGTATGGGCCGCCCCGGACGCCGCCGCCGCTAG
- a CDS encoding ABC transporter ATP-binding protein → MALIDTRDLYKIYQLGDVEVRALNGVSVSIEQGEFVAVMGPSGSGKSTFMNILGCLDKPTRGTYMLDGIDVTSTDLAQLAGVRNRKIGFVFQGFNLIKRTTALENVELPMIYNKTPAHLRREKAMAALKAVGLEQRADHLPNQLSGGQQQRVAIARSLVCDAPIIFADEPTGNLDTKMSIEVMELFTRLNKEMGKTIILITHEPDIAEYASRLIKFKDGKKVSDEVK, encoded by the coding sequence ATGGCGCTTATTGATACGCGGGATTTGTATAAGATTTATCAATTAGGTGATGTGGAAGTGCGCGCCCTAAACGGGGTGAGTGTTTCCATTGAGCAAGGCGAGTTTGTAGCGGTCATGGGGCCTTCCGGCTCGGGTAAATCTACTTTTATGAACATTTTGGGGTGTTTGGATAAACCCACTCGCGGGACTTATATGTTGGACGGGATTGATGTAACCTCCACCGATTTGGCCCAGTTGGCAGGTGTGCGGAACCGAAAAATCGGTTTTGTGTTCCAAGGGTTTAACCTCATTAAGCGTACCACTGCTTTAGAAAATGTGGAACTTCCTATGATTTACAACAAAACGCCCGCTCATTTGCGCCGAGAAAAAGCCATGGCCGCCTTAAAAGCGGTAGGGCTTGAACAGCGCGCCGATCATTTGCCTAATCAACTGTCCGGCGGGCAACAGCAGCGGGTTGCCATTGCGCGCAGTTTGGTGTGCGACGCTCCCATTATTTTTGCCGACGAGCCTACCGGAAATTTAGATACCAAAATGAGTATTGAAGTGATGGAACTCTTTACGCGCTTAAATAAAGAAATGGGTAAAACCATTATTCTTATTACGCACGAGCCGGATATCGCGGAATATGCGTCCCGCTTAATCAAGTTCAAAGACGGTAAGAAAGTGAGCGATGAGGTGAAATAA